The DNA segment GGCGTCCCTGTTTGACACGCTGGTCGAGCAAGGCCGGATGCGAACCGAAGTTGCCCGCGCGTTGCGCCAGTCGGTCCGTCAGCGGATTGAAAAGGCCCGTTTTGAAAATCGGATGCTGATGCCGTCGCGTGATAGAGACATGGATGTCGAGATCGCAGACAACGAAATGGTCGACAACGATGTCGTCGAGGCAACAGATGCCAAGATGACGATTGACCAGTATGTGCTTGATGCCCTGTCGCGCAATGATGATGCGCTGGTGGTGCAGGCACTTGCCCATTACGCGCAAATCCGCGCCAACGCCGTTTCCAAAATTCTTGATTCCGGCAGTGCCCGGGCGATCACAGCCCTTGCATGGCGGGCAGGGATGACCGCACCTGCGGCAGTTGTTTTGCAGATCAGCAACGGTATCCCGGAATCGGCAATCGAAAGCCCGGCGGCCGGTGGTCGCTTTGCGATGGCAGCTGCCGATATGGATTGGTACATCGATTTCTTTAGCGACATGAAGCCGGTGGCTTCGCGCACGAAGGTCGAAAAAGAAAGCGAACCTGCGCCGGCATCTGCACAGACTGCAAAGCCAACCGGCAGGACCATGTCGCGCGGCCAGGGACTTCGACCGCGCAGCGGGCGCAACAGTGGCGGGCTCGAGGGGCTCGTCTCTGACAGGCGGTCCAAAGGTCTCAAAGAGGACTGAGTGTCATGAGCAGCAATCACGGCATCTCTTATGACGGGCTGAAACATGCCCTTACCATCAAGGAAAGCTATCTGTCTGGCGAGCCGCTTACCGTGACCGGGGCGGCCAAACAGCAGCGCCTGTTGATGCCGGAACATTTGCTGAGCAATGATCTTGCCCTGATGCAATATGACGATCCACTGGCCCTGGCCGTGATCGCAACCAGGGATCCTGAAAGCCCGATGGCCTTGGCCGCTGCGATCCGTATGGGGCCGCATGCCAAATGTAAGGAACTGATCACCGGGGTCTTTGAAGTCGTTTCCGAGGCAACCAAGCATGAATTGGTGGCCGATTGCGCCAAACTTCTGACCAAGAACGCATTCAGCCCCGAAGCATTCCATCTTGTGCGCACACGCGCCTCCAATCACGTTGTGGAGATCCGCGAAGCCTATCGCCGGGCGATGGGGGATAACCTGCGCGCATTGCTGGATGGCAACATGGCCGCGCGCGAGTTTGTCGAGGAATTCATCGAACTGGCATCAAATGGCAACCTTAGGATTGATATCTATCGCCGTCTGGTGATGAAGCTGATGCGCTCAGACGCAGTGCGGCCAAGTGTGAAATTCATGCTGCTGGAACGCCTTGATCGTTTTCCACAGATGGTAAAGCTTCAGATCGTCAATGAAGTCAATTCCGCACCCGATACGCCGGAATACCAGACCCTGAAGCAGGAATTGCGCTGGATCTACGAGGCAAAGCAGAAACAGCAGCTGCCACATGCCAAGCAAACGCCGATTAATGCATCGGGCAATGCGGATGCATCCGGGCCGCGTATTACGGCGGCCGATCTTGTCGGGCGGTCACAGATCGATTTTGGCGCGGCTGCGGGCATGCATCGCCGCAACAGCATCATCAAACCGGCCGAGCCGACTTTGAAGCGCAATGCGACGCCCAGCATCATGACCAGCGGCGGCTTCAGCACGCGCGAACTTTCTTCCTGGCTTAACTAGGGTTCAGACCCTGGGCTTTCTGCTTATGTGCCTGGCGGCGCGTGGTTAGCTCACCATTTGTGATGTCGCGGTGTTTGCCGGGACATGAACATGCAGGCCAGCCTGTTTTTCCAGATATACGGTACAAATCACGCGCACAAGCGATGCGAAATTCGGGATGTCACCGCGTTGGGCGACGACCTCGTCGTGGATTTTACCGAGAAACTGCGGGGTGCTGAAACCTTCACCCGCGGCGATTTCATCAAGAATCTGCCAGAAACGCAGCTCCAGGCGCAGGCTGGTGACAACGCCGTTAATCCTTACAGACCGGCTGACAGACTGATAAAGTTCCGGGTCAGTTCCAGAATATATCTGACACATTTGAACGCCCTTTCCTGTTTGTGCCGCTGTTACGAGATGTGCAGCGGTTTTCTTTTTGTTTGGCGCAATGGTCGATCAAATGGCGCCCAAACGCAATCACCGTTTGGGCGCCGATGAGTTACAAATTGATTTCAGTGCCAAGAACCTTGAGGAAGGCGGCCATCCATTTCGGATGTGCCGGCCAAGCCGGTGCGGTTACCAGATTGCCGTCGATGCAGGCATCATCAATAGCAATGTCGGCATAGGTGCCGCCGCCAAGTTTGACTTCCGGTGCGCAGGCCGGATAGGCGGAAACCTTGCGACCCTTGATGATATCGGCTGCTGCAAGAAGTTGCGCGCCATGGCAGACAGCAGCGATCGGTTTGTTGGCGGCATGGAAATCACGCACCAGACGAATGACATCTTCGTTCAGACGCAGATATTCCGGTGCACGACCGCCGGGGATGACAAGCGCGTCATAGTTTTCGGCACGGGCCGTCGCAAAATCGGCATTCAGGGCAAAGTTGTGGCCGCGCTTTTCGCTATAGGTCTGATCACCTTCGAAATCATGGATGGCCGTTGCAACCGTATCGCCGGCATTCTTGTCCGGGCAAACGGCGTCGACATGATGGCCAACCGCAAGCAATGTCTGAAACGGCACCATGGTTTCGTAATCTTCGGCATAGTCGCCGGTAATCATCAGAATTTTTTTCGCAGACATGTTTTATCCTCCCGCTTGTTTTCATTTGCCGCTTTTGGGCAAGGGCAGGGAACTATACGCCTGATGCAAGCTGGGCGGGTAACAGCGGGGTACTACGTGCGAGGAAGTTGACGTGGTGTACGTTGTGGCGTCCGTCACCCGAACAAAAAAAGAGGCCCGTCTGGGCCTCTTTCGAAATGGGGTTTTGTGAAAAAGAGATCAGCTTTTGGATGCTGTCGGCTTTTTCTCAGCCGTGGTTTTGGCCGCCGTTTTCGATGCGGTTGACCGTGAACGGGTTGCCGGTTTCTTTGCCGCAGGTTTGGCTGCCGGCTTTGCAATGGATTTTGCGGTGCTTGCGGTTTCTGCACTTTCGATCACGTGCAGGTCGCGCTGCGGGAAGGGAATAGAGAAACCGGCCGCTTCGAGCTCCGTTTTCGATTTACGGGTCAGATCGAAGAAGGTCGGCCAGAATTCACTGGTTGCAACCCAGCCGCGTGCGGTCAGATCGACCGAGCTTTCGCCAAGGGTGGCGACAAAGCTCATCGGTTCCGGATCCTTCAGTACGCGTTCATCGGATGCGACAAGGTTTTTAAGGAATTCGAGGGCCGCATCAACATCGTCATCATAGGCAATGCCAACCTTGATATCGAGGCGGCGGGTTGGATTGCGCGAATAGTTTTTGATCGCGCTATTCCAGATTTGCGAGTTCGGGGCAGAAATAAACACACCATCCGGCGTTTTGAGCAAGGTGGTAAACAATGTTATTTCAACAACGGTGCCTGAAATCGAACCAGCTTCGACAAATTCGTCAATCTTGAGCGGACGCAAGATCAGGATCATGACACCGGCGGCAATATTTGATAGTGTACCCTGCAGGGCAAGACCAATTGCCAGACCAGCGGCACCGAGAACGGCGATGATGCTGGTTGTTTCGACGCCGAAGTTCGACAGAACGGCGACGATGACGAAAATCAAGATCACGTAACGTACAATGCTTGATGCAAGCGGCTTTAAAGTCGCATCAACAAACTTTGTATTCTTTAGGGAATGGCGGACCAATGCTGCCGCCCGGCCGGCGGCCCACCAGCCGACGATTAGTATCAGGATAGCGCCAAGCAAATCGAGGCCAAAGCCCAGTGCAAATCCTTTAAGCATTTCTGTGATGGTCGCTACATCGGTTTCAATCATTTGAACCTCGTCCGCTCCGTGTCATAATTGTGTTGATTGCCAACCATACTTCTGTATGAGAGGATTAGCATTACAGGTTTGAGTGCGCTTGAAAAGTAGGACGCCAACACCATTTTTTACAGATGGCTGGAACAAACCAGAATTCTGTTCGTTTAAGACCATAATTCCACCATCATTGGTGTTAAGTTATTAGCTGAAGAACAACCTTAATGACAGGGGTAAGACATGCAGATCAATCCGAAAATTCTTTGTGCTCTTGGTGGCGTTGCGCTTCTGAGTGCATGTAGCAGTGTGGACAATAGCGGCACCGCGGTACCTTACGGCGGTAACCCGTTCACCTACAGCAGCTCGGTCTCGTCTGCGCTCTCGTCCGAAGAGCCGACCACTGACTTCGGTAAAGCGCTTAAGGCCGAATATCTTGCATACGCACAGCGCGAAGCTGACGAATGGTATGACTTCTTCGATGCCGACTTCTTTGCGAAGAAAGCCGGTCGCGTGAGCGGTGACACCATCGTTCTCCCGGAAGATCCGGCAAACTGGCGCTTCTCTGATGAGGAAATTGCACAGAAACGCGCCGTTCGTGACGAACTTCTGGCCCTTCTTGACGACGGCAAGCGCGAAGCAATGCCGGCAACCGCAGCGATCGCACAGTCGCGTTATGACTGCTGGGTCGAGGAAAGCGAAGAAGGCTGGCAGACCGAGCTGATCAGCCAGTGCTGGAAAGATTTCGAAGCTGCAATGTCTGAGCTGCGTGCAGAACAGCCGGCCGTTGTTGTAGCCCCGGTTGCCGCTGCTGAGCCGCGTCTGTTCACCATCTTCTTCGATTTTGACAGCGTTGCGATCACCCCGGTTTCCGAGCGTGTTCTTGATGCAGCTGCTGAGCAGTGGGCATCCTCGATGGGTGACATCACCGTCGTTGGTCACGCTGATGCTGCCGGTCCGGCAGCCTACAACCTGCGTCTGTCCGAGCGTCGTGCCGCAGCAGCCCTTAGCGAGCTGACCGGTCGCGGTGTGAAAGGCGACATGGTTTCGCAGGATGCTGTTGGTGAAGGCGATCTTCTGATCCCGACTCCGGATGGTGTTCGCGAGCCGCGTAACCGTCGTGTGACGATTTCTGTCGACTAATCACCGACATTTACCAAATCTTTGGCAACGAGGTGGCATAATGCCACCTCGTTGTTTTTCTGTGTGGTTTTGACGATCTGGCGATTTTTCGCGGAAACAGGTGTTGAATTTGGGATTAATGTGAATAATCTCTGGATTGTATTCCTGATTTAAGTGAGAGGCGGGGACAAATGCTGAAGGCCATCAAGACGGTCTTTTCGCGGCGCTCGGGGGGCGTTGCTCTTGCAGTTGCCACACTGGCAGTTGCAACCATGTCGGTCTTGCCGACTGCGCGCGCGGCAGACAAAACACCGGTCGTTCCGTTCGAACGTTATTTCGCTGACTTGCGCGGTGACGGAAAGACCCTGCGTTTCAACGCGTTCTCCGGTGAAATTCCGGGCACGCGAATCAAGGAACTTCTGCGTTCTGGCCAGGTCATCGGGGATCGTATCCTGCTGGCAGAGGATGTCGCGGTTTATTTCCCGGATGGTTACATTGTCCAGTCGCAAACGAACTTTGCGAAATATGTGCCGAAATACGGTGTGAAGCCGAGTGAGGTTTCCGGTCGCGACGATCTGGTTGAAAATCCGCGTTATGCCCTGATCAATCGTTTCGATGTTATTTTGGGTCGCGAATGCGCGCGCACCGAATATGCCAATGGATTTGCTGCCCTTCGCATCAAGCCGGATGGCGTGATGTCGCTGGTGCTTGAAACAGCCGGTCACTTCGACACGATTGTTGATGAGCAAACAACGGCATATACCGTAACCAGTGCCGTGCAGCCGGTATTTATCGGCAACCAGGGCCTTGTCCCGGATCTGATTGCGCAGTGCGGGCTCAGCTAAGCTTTTCAAAGATGTTTTGAAACGACAAAGGCACCGGATGATCCGGTGCCTTTTTTGTTGTCGTAATGCAATGGCGTCCTGTCGGACCGGTACTTTAGGTCAGGCGCGGCAGTTCAATTGCCGGGCAGCGATCCATCACCGCGGTCATACCGTTTGCCTTGGCCTTCGCACAAGCCTCTGGATTGATCACGCCAAGCTGCATCCAGACCGACTTTGCACCGATTGCAATGGCATCATCGACGACGCCAGCGGCATCTTCGCTGTTACGGAAGATATCGACCATATCGACCGGATCGGCGATATCGGAAAGTTGTGCCACAACAGTCTGACCGTGAATGGTGCCGCCGGCCTGACCGGGATTGACCGGAATAACTCTGTATCCCTGATCAAGCAGGAACTTCATCACCCGGTTTGACGGGCGTTCCGGCTTGGGGCTGGCGCCAACAAGCGCAATGGTCTTTGTCGTTTCCAGAAGCGTTTTGATTTCCGGATCGGTGGGATTTTGAAATTCGGCCATTTGGGTTCATCCACTTCGGGTGATCACTGTGTATGAATGTTATATGAGTGGTGGCTTCCTGCAACGTTGATATGCGTCACCAAGCATGTCACGGGCGTGCAAATGTCTGCCCTCGCGGAAAGTTGATGGCAATTTAAGTGACGGCGGCCACCAAATGCTTTTTGACTGGGGGATCGGCGAAACCTGACAGGGTTGTTTTGTATGTATCCATGGCTTGATCCTTCCGGGCGGTTTTCCTTTTTCAAACTGGCAGTCTTTGTTGCACTTCTTGTGCCCGGCATCGTGTTGTTGTGGCCGGTCATTGCCGAGGGCGGGGCAACCATCCCGGTCAAGGAAGCTATTCTGGAAAGCGGTGAATGGACCATCCGGATATTACTGATCACGCTACTGGTCACACCGCTTCGCCGCATAACCCGATTTTCAAAACTGGGACAGGTGCGCCGCCAAATTGGTGTGGCTGCCTTTTGCTATGTGATGATCCATTTCGGCCTGTATGCGATCAGCCAGAATCTTGATCTTGGCCGCATTGCGAGCGAGATCGTTTTGCGGATTTATCTGACAATCGGGTTTGTTGCCCTGATTGCGTTGGCGGTTTTGACCGCAACATCCACCAAATCAGCGATGCGCAGGCTGGGGGCCAAGTGGGGGCGCCTGCATAAACTGGTCTATCCGATTGCCGTGCTTGGCGTGGTGCATTTCTTTTTGCAGTCCAAGGTCGATGTCAGTGAAGCAACCCTGATGGCCGGGATGTTTGTCGGCCTGATGCTGTATCGCTTTGCCCATTGGCGGGGATGGTCGCTTAGATCCGTTGTGACTTTGTCTGTCATTGCGGTGATTGCCGGGTTGGCAACAGCCGGGATAGAATATGCCTGGTATGCCTTGGCGACCGGTATTCCTGCCGATCGCGTGGTTGCGGCCAATCTTGAATGGATGTGGCCGTTGCGTCCGGCATGGAATGTGTTGCTGGCCGGTGTCGCGATCAGTGTGATTTCTTTGTTCGGGCGAGATAAACCGGCACGGAGCTGGATCGCACGGCTCGTTGGGAATAACAGCGTCACCGCCGAGGCATCATCGCGTTAAGAGGCATAACCCGCTATGTCTGCGGTTTCGTGAAATTCCGGTCCACCGTCGGCTGAGTGACAGTGGACCGGTGCGATTGGCTTTATTCCGAACGAATCTTGCTCAGGAAGTTGTTGGTTTCGCGACGCAGATTGACCGAGTACTCCATCAGTTCATGGGCTGATTTCAGAACTGTATCGGCACTTTCGGTCGACCGGACAGCCGCCGCACTGACCAAGCTGATGCTTTCGGTCACACCGCTGGTTCCGACAGAAGCATTTTCCACACTGCCGGAAATCTCCTGAGTCGCAGCACCCTGTTCTTCGACTGCTGCCGCGATGGCGGATGCGCTTTCGTTAAGTTCGCCGACAATATCGGTGATCTCGTTGATTGCGGTCGAGGACAGCTTCGTCGCGTTCTGGATGCTTTCGATCTGCTCGGAGATTTCCTGCGTCGCGCGACTGGTTTGAGATGCGAGGTTTTTGACCTCGTTGGCGACAACCGCAAAGCCCTTGCCAGCTTCGCCAGCACGGGCGGCCTCGATCGTGGCATTCAGGGCCAGAAGGTTGGTCTGGGCCGCGATGTCATTGATCAGGGCTATGACATCGCCAATACGTGCGGAGGCCTCGACAAGGCCATCCACCGTTTCGCGCGTGCTGGTTGCCTTGTTTGAGACATTGGCGGCTACCTCGCTTGAATGGTTGGCCTGACGGCTGATTTCCGTGATGGAGGCAGATAGTTCCTCGGACGAGGCCGCAACGGTCGCAACGTTGTTCGAGGCATTTTGCGCAGCATCCATGCCGATCTTTGCTTGTTGGGTCGTTTCATCAGCCGTGCCGGACATGACGCGGGATGCGTCATCCATGTCGCGTGCCGCGTTTTCAAGGCCGTCGATGATGGCCCCGACGGTATTTTCGAATTCATCGGCAAGCTTGCGACCGAGAGTCTTTTTCTCTTCCTCGTTTCTTCGACGCAGTTCTTGTTGCTCGGCCTCAAGGCTTTTCATGCGCTGTGCGTTGGTCTGGAAAATGGTGACCGCGCTGGCCATTTCGCCGATTTCGTCCTTTTGGTCCTTTGCCGGGACTTCGGTGTCGAGTTCGCCGCCAGCGATCTTGTTCATGGCCGCGGTCATGGCCCGGATCGGATGAGAGATCGACCGGTTGACGCTAAAGGCGATCAGAAGTGCGACCAGAAGGGTCACAATACTTACACCCAATGACAGGGTGGTGGCATCGTTGATGGCGCTTGCAAAGAAACTGCGATCAATCCCCATAACGACAATGCCAAGGTTCTGGCCGCTGAAATCCGTGATCGGGCGCGCCATCAGGGCCAGTTCGGTGCCCTCGGCATCCTGCGGGGCAAGGATCTGTTCGCCGTCACGCGCCGCGGCAAGTGTGGGCGATGCGATATCAAGGAAGCCTTCGGGGAAAGTGGAGGCAAAGACTTCAAAGGTACCGTCACGGTCAATCAGAAGGGCTGCGTCGGTGTTGGAATGTGCCTTGAAGTTTTCAAAGAAGGCCGGACCAAAGGATAATCCAAATTCAACCGAGCCGACATGCGTCCCATCGTTGAAAACAGGCGTGACACCGCGCATGCCAAGACCGGCAACACCGACTTCCAGGCCGCTGATGGGTTGTTGTTTTGTATTGGTTTCGACCACTGTCTTGCGGAACGAAGACAGATCATCGCCGAATTTCTCAAGCTTATGAACCCGCAAGAACGAGATCGCCGGGGCCTTATGGAACTGGAACTGACGAACGCCATGGTTTTCTTTGAGTTCGGCGAAGCCGGGGCCGAAAATATCGGCCAGCGTATCGCGGTCATCTTCCGCCATGGCTTTTTGAGCGGCGGGGATGGTTGCAGCAAAATCCGCCATCGCAAGCGCACGAGCGGCTTCCATATCCAGCGCGCTTCGCAATTTTTCGAAATTGACGCGCAGTTCGCGTTGTTCAGCACCAGCGACAATGTCACGTTCAATGGAAAGATTGATAAGCCCGATCACCAATGCAGTCGCAAAGGTTATAAAGATCATCGCGATACTTAGTCGCGGACCTATTTTCAAAGATTTCAGCATGTCCACACTTCCCCGCCTATCTATTGTTTTTCTTAGAAGAATTATAAATATTCATTCTTCTGAAGACTTGCGGAGATCATCTAAACTCAACTTTGAGTTTATGTGAATACCAAATAATACGGGTATTTATATATCTAAAGGTTATAATGTTGCGGTAAATATAGGAAAACCTCCAGACAATCGCCTGAAGCAAATTTTTGACGATTGGAGGAGGTGACGGTCTTTTGGACGGGGTGGGGCCCTCAGCCCGCTGCGCGGCGGGTGAGGGCAGTCAGCAATCCAGCACCAATCATGACCCCGCCACCGATGCGTGTCAGGCGACGCAGGGCGGATGGGTGGCGGAACCGTTCACGCAGCGCACTTGCCATTACTGCCCAGATCGCAACGTTGATCGCAGCCAATATGACGAACGTTGCGGTCATGATCGTGAACTGAGGCAAAAGCGGATCGCCGGCTGTCACGAACTGCGGCACAAAGGCGATGAAGAAAACGATGCCCTTGGGGTTCAGGGCGGTGACGATATAGGCCTGCAGGAACATGCGCGACGGACGGTTGCGTTTGGCATCCGGGTTGTCGTGCAGGGCTTCGGGCTTTTCACGCCACATCTTGATGCCAAGATAGATCAGATAGACCACCCCAACGAGTTTGAGCACGGTAAAAGCCTCTGCCGAGGCCGCGAGTAACGCACCAGCCCCGGCCAGCGAGATCGTCATTGCGGTGAGATCGCCCAGTGCAACCCCCGGAACCGTTGCCCACGCAGTTTGTTTACCCTTGCCCAAGGCATAGCTGACGACAAGCATGATGGTCGGGCCGGGAATGGCCAGAACCACAGCACAGGCAAAAGCAAAGGCAAGCCAGATTTCAAACGACATGGGGCGTACTCCGAAAAAGGTATCTGTTCACAGAATGCGTCATTCCGAAGGGTTTGCAAATACCATCATAAGGTAATCTACCCGATATAGGGCAGTCTATTCGTGGCGCCAGCTGGGGTGGCGCTTTTCGATAAAGGCGCCGATCCCTTCGCGGGCGTCATGTTTTTGCATATTCGCGGTCATCACATCGGATGCATAGGAATAGGCCTGCGACAGCGGCATTTCGAGCTGTTTGTAAAATGCCTGTTTGCCAAGCCGAACCGTTATGCCCGATCGGGCGGCAATCCCGGCGGCCAGGGCATTGGTGTGTTCTTCAAGTTCATCATCCTCGACCACGTCTGACACCAGTCCCATGGAAAAGGCGGTTTCGGCATTGATCGGATCGCCGGTCAGAAGCATCCGCATGGCATGTTTGCGGGCAATGTTGCGGCTAAGTGCGACCATCGGGGTAGAGCAGAACAAGCCGATATTGACCCCAGGGGTGGCGAATTTGGCGCTGTTGGCGGCAACAGCCAGATCGCAACTGGCGACAAGCTGGCAACCGGCTGCTGTTGCCATGCCGCGCACACGCGCGATGATGGGTTGCGGCAGACTGACAATCGTCATCATCAGGTCGCTGCATTGCGTAAACAGGCTGGCATGCTGATCACATTCTGTAATGCCATTCATTTCCTTAAGGTCGTGGCCGGCACAAAAGACAGGACCCTCTGCTGCCAGAATGACGCATCTGACGGTGGTCTCCTTGGCGATCTTGTCAAATGCGTCCTTAAGGGCCGTCATCATCGCCCCCGACAGGGCATTGCGGCGTTTGGGGTTGTTCATCGTCAGGGTGACAGAGCCGTCATTGTCTGTGCGTGTGACAAGCTCTGGCTCGGTTGTGGAAACGGTCATGGCGGGCCTCCCGGATGGCTGTATGTGTTTGACGTTTTTTGATTTTTAAAACACGGTATACCGTAGTAGAATTACACGCAAAGGGTTAGCGGCCTGTGCCAATAATAAAACCCTGGGGATGTGCCGAATGTTATTCTGTCTTTGCCTGATCGATAAAAATTAATT comes from the Thalassospira sp. ER-Se-21-Dark genome and includes:
- a CDS encoding ribbon-helix-helix domain-containing protein, which translates into the protein MCQIYSGTDPELYQSVSRSVRINGVVTSLRLELRFWQILDEIAAGEGFSTPQFLGKIHDEVVAQRGDIPNFASLVRVICTVYLEKQAGLHVHVPANTATSQMVS
- a CDS encoding DJ-1/PfpI family protein, which produces MSAKKILMITGDYAEDYETMVPFQTLLAVGHHVDAVCPDKNAGDTVATAIHDFEGDQTYSEKRGHNFALNADFATARAENYDALVIPGGRAPEYLRLNEDVIRLVRDFHAANKPIAAVCHGAQLLAAADIIKGRKVSAYPACAPEVKLGGGTYADIAIDDACIDGNLVTAPAWPAHPKWMAAFLKVLGTEINL
- a CDS encoding mechanosensitive ion channel domain-containing protein, whose product is MIETDVATITEMLKGFALGFGLDLLGAILILIVGWWAAGRAAALVRHSLKNTKFVDATLKPLASSIVRYVILIFVIVAVLSNFGVETTSIIAVLGAAGLAIGLALQGTLSNIAAGVMILILRPLKIDEFVEAGSISGTVVEITLFTTLLKTPDGVFISAPNSQIWNSAIKNYSRNPTRRLDIKVGIAYDDDVDAALEFLKNLVASDERVLKDPEPMSFVATLGESSVDLTARGWVATSEFWPTFFDLTRKSKTELEAAGFSIPFPQRDLHVIESAETASTAKSIAKPAAKPAAKKPATRSRSTASKTAAKTTAEKKPTASKS
- a CDS encoding OmpA family protein, translated to MQINPKILCALGGVALLSACSSVDNSGTAVPYGGNPFTYSSSVSSALSSEEPTTDFGKALKAEYLAYAQREADEWYDFFDADFFAKKAGRVSGDTIVLPEDPANWRFSDEEIAQKRAVRDELLALLDDGKREAMPATAAIAQSRYDCWVEESEEGWQTELISQCWKDFEAAMSELRAEQPAVVVAPVAAAEPRLFTIFFDFDSVAITPVSERVLDAAAEQWASSMGDITVVGHADAAGPAAYNLRLSERRAAAALSELTGRGVKGDMVSQDAVGEGDLLIPTPDGVREPRNRRVTISVD
- a CDS encoding CoA-binding protein, whose translation is MAEFQNPTDPEIKTLLETTKTIALVGASPKPERPSNRVMKFLLDQGYRVIPVNPGQAGGTIHGQTVVAQLSDIADPVDMVDIFRNSEDAAGVVDDAIAIGAKSVWMQLGVINPEACAKAKANGMTAVMDRCPAIELPRLT
- a CDS encoding protein-methionine-sulfoxide reductase heme-binding subunit MsrQ, with translation MYPWLDPSGRFSFFKLAVFVALLVPGIVLLWPVIAEGGATIPVKEAILESGEWTIRILLITLLVTPLRRITRFSKLGQVRRQIGVAAFCYVMIHFGLYAISQNLDLGRIASEIVLRIYLTIGFVALIALAVLTATSTKSAMRRLGAKWGRLHKLVYPIAVLGVVHFFLQSKVDVSEATLMAGMFVGLMLYRFAHWRGWSLRSVVTLSVIAVIAGLATAGIEYAWYALATGIPADRVVAANLEWMWPLRPAWNVLLAGVAISVISLFGRDKPARSWIARLVGNNSVTAEASSR
- a CDS encoding methyl-accepting chemotaxis protein, producing MLKSLKIGPRLSIAMIFITFATALVIGLINLSIERDIVAGAEQRELRVNFEKLRSALDMEAARALAMADFAATIPAAQKAMAEDDRDTLADIFGPGFAELKENHGVRQFQFHKAPAISFLRVHKLEKFGDDLSSFRKTVVETNTKQQPISGLEVGVAGLGMRGVTPVFNDGTHVGSVEFGLSFGPAFFENFKAHSNTDAALLIDRDGTFEVFASTFPEGFLDIASPTLAAARDGEQILAPQDAEGTELALMARPITDFSGQNLGIVVMGIDRSFFASAINDATTLSLGVSIVTLLVALLIAFSVNRSISHPIRAMTAAMNKIAGGELDTEVPAKDQKDEIGEMASAVTIFQTNAQRMKSLEAEQQELRRRNEEEKKTLGRKLADEFENTVGAIIDGLENAARDMDDASRVMSGTADETTQQAKIGMDAAQNASNNVATVAASSEELSASITEISRQANHSSEVAANVSNKATSTRETVDGLVEASARIGDVIALINDIAAQTNLLALNATIEAARAGEAGKGFAVVANEVKNLASQTSRATQEISEQIESIQNATKLSSTAINEITDIVGELNESASAIAAAVEEQGAATQEISGSVENASVGTSGVTESISLVSAAAVRSTESADTVLKSAHELMEYSVNLRRETNNFLSKIRSE
- a CDS encoding LysE family translocator, with protein sequence MSFEIWLAFAFACAVVLAIPGPTIMLVVSYALGKGKQTAWATVPGVALGDLTAMTISLAGAGALLAASAEAFTVLKLVGVVYLIYLGIKMWREKPEALHDNPDAKRNRPSRMFLQAYIVTALNPKGIVFFIAFVPQFVTAGDPLLPQFTIMTATFVILAAINVAIWAVMASALRERFRHPSALRRLTRIGGGVMIGAGLLTALTRRAAG
- a CDS encoding enoyl-CoA hydratase, coding for MTVSTTEPELVTRTDNDGSVTLTMNNPKRRNALSGAMMTALKDAFDKIAKETTVRCVILAAEGPVFCAGHDLKEMNGITECDQHASLFTQCSDLMMTIVSLPQPIIARVRGMATAAGCQLVASCDLAVAANSAKFATPGVNIGLFCSTPMVALSRNIARKHAMRMLLTGDPINAETAFSMGLVSDVVEDDELEEHTNALAAGIAARSGITVRLGKQAFYKQLEMPLSQAYSYASDVMTANMQKHDAREGIGAFIEKRHPSWRHE